In Natranaerobius thermophilus JW/NM-WN-LF, the genomic stretch AGCGGAATTCGGTAGCACTGCTGGAAAAGTTTCAGAAAAGATCGCCTTTAATATGCCTGGTTGTCCTGATGAAGAAGATTTAATATTAAACCTGGATATGATAATCGAAGACGGTATAGCCATGACTAGGGACGGTCCTACAGCCTGTCACAGGGCAGCTGATGAAATAATACAAGAAATCAGAAATGCAATTAAAAGGGACATAAATAATACTCCCCCTCATACTACTACAACAGTCACTGAAGGAGATACTCCGTCCCATCAAGATAAGCCGGAAGTTGTTCTAGTCAAAGAAATGATGGGTCAAGGGGGAATGCATGATAATTTATTGCTTCCTCTAGAACCTTGTGGAGTAACTGGTGGTAAGAGCGTAGTAGATTTGGGCAATGTCCCGGTGCTAATGTCACCCAATGAAGTTAAAGACGGTGGCATCCATGCCATGACCTGTGTAGGACCATCAACTAAAGAAACCACTAGACATTATTCTAGGGATCCGTTACTCCATAAATTATATGAAGACACAGATCTTTATTTCTCTGGAGTATTGGCCGTAGGCTCACCTCAATCAAATCATGAAAAAGAGTATGTAGCTGAACGTGTGGGCATGGCTATGGAAAAACTTCAACCTGATGGTGTAATTGTTATGACTGAAGGTTTCGGGAATAACCATATTGATTTTGCCAAACACATTGAAGAAGTGGGTAAAAGAGGTTTCCCGGTAGTTGGGGTTACTTATGCAGCTAAACAAGGAGCTTTAATTATCGGAAATGAATTTATGGATGCCATGGTGGAATTAAACAAAAGCGATAGTATGTTTGAAACGGAAGTATTAGCTGAAAACACATTGACCGATTGGGATGCTGACAGAGCAGTTACCATGCTAAAAAACAAATTAACCAATAATACTGAATTAATAAATTCGGAAGTTCCTGTCCCCCAACAGCCTCCCGCTGTTTGGACAGAAGCTCCTAAGGATCTATCTAATACGAAAGTAGCCCTGGTTTCAGCTGCAGGTATTCATTTAAAAGATCAAGAGCCCTTTAATAAGGCTGGAGATAACACTTATCGAAAAATCCCTTGGGATGTGAGTTCTGAAAATTTAATGGTAACTCACGGAGGATATGACCACAAGGACGTCAGACAAGATATAAATTGCATGTTCCCCATCGACAGATTAAACGAACTAGCGGATGAGGGAATGATTAAAGGAGGCAGTGCCAGCCATATAGGTTTTATGGGAGGTGGAGGCGATTTTGATGCCTTCAATGATAGTGTAGGTCCAGAAATAGCACAGCAATTGAAAGAAGCTGAAGCAGGAGCAGCCATTTTCACTGCTGGATGAGGAACTTGTCATCGCTCTGCCGTGATTGTGCAGAGAAGGGTTGAAGAAGCCGGTATACCAACAATAATGATTGCCGCTCTGCATCCTGTAGCTAAACAGCAAGGTTCACCTAGAGCTGTTCACGCTTTAGTTCCCATGGGTGCCAATGTAGGCCCTCCCAATGATGTAAAAGTGCAAAAGAATATTATACGAGAAGCCCTGCAAAACCTTATTGAAATAGATGAACCAGGTAAGTTTATTAGTATACCTTATGAATACCAAGCAAAAATATAAAACTTGGTAACAAAAAAGCCCTCAAGGATACATAACATTGCCCACAACTGCTATCAGTATCAGTTGGTGACAATGTCCTTGAGGGCAAATTCTTTAAGGACCAAACTATAAATATTTTATTAATTTTTACTCGGTAAATAACTTGATAACTCACCTGACAAGCTTTGAATAGGCATAGTTTGAAGCCAGACTTTACCAGGGCCTGTCAGGCTTGTTAAGAAAAATCCTTCTCCACCTAAGAACATATTTTTGATACCCTTAACCCTTTCCACACTCATATTAACACTTTCCTCAAAAGCACCCACTGACCCAGTTTCCACTTTAATAGTCTCTCCTTGGGCCAGTTCTTTTTCAACACATTCCCCGTCTATCTCAATAAAGGCCATACCGG encodes the following:
- the prdB gene encoding D-proline reductase (dithiol) protein PrdB, which produces MFETEVLAENTLTDWDADRAVTMLKNKLTNNTELINSEVPVPQQPPAVWTEAPKDLSNTKVALVSAAGIHLKDQEPFNKAGDNTYRKIPWDVSSENLMVTHGGYDHKDVRQDINCMFPIDRLNELADEGMIKGGSASHIGFMGGGGDFDAFNDSVGPEIAQQLKEAEAGAAIFTAGUGTCHRSAVIVQRRVEEAGIPTIMIAALHPVAKQQGSPRAVHALVPMGANVGPPNDVKVQKNIIREALQNLIEIDEPGKFISIPYEYQAKI